From the Synchiropus splendidus isolate RoL2022-P1 chromosome 3, RoL_Sspl_1.0, whole genome shotgun sequence genome, the window TGGTCCAGCCTGCAGTGGCAGGAGGACCTTCTGCTGGAGCTCACGCAGCTCAGTGCAGcctgaggagggggaggaggacggAGGGCCACCGGAGAAGGTCCTGAGGGCCTGGCATGATGTCCCCTCCTGGATCCTCTCATGACTGCAGTGGTGAGCCTCACGTCCTGCGCcgctcctccacagagtcaCTACAGGAAGGACTATGAGGAGCAGGTGAAGGGCCGGGCCCcgctggacctggacctgacGCCTGGGCACCTGGCCGCTCAGCGAGCTGGCGGCCTGCTCAGTGAGGTAGTTCTcgctcacacacgcactcacactcGCACTCACACACTCCCAGAGCtgcgggtgtgtgtgagtgcagaaGGAGTACAGGAAGGACCTGGAgcaggaggtcaaaggtcgaggACTGTCGGGGCTGGGTCTGGAGGACACCCCAGCGCTGCTGCACGCCTCCTACCTGAAGGACGTCTACAGCCAGGTGCGTGTTGGCGCTCAGCCCCGCCTCCTTCACACCGTGACGCTGGCTTCCTGTCTGCAGAGGAAGTACAAGGAGGAGGCGGAGCAGCTGAGGAGTCGCTACAGTCTGAGCTGCGAGACGCCCGAGATGGAGCGAGTGCGAGCCAACCAGCGGCACGTCAGCGCAGTCagtccctcacacacacacacaccacacgcgcgcctgtccttgtgaggaccagcctctccacctaagcccaaaatgtcctcacaagatcagtGTCCTGTCAAAGATTGATTGGCACAAGatgcacacacacttcacatatGCTTTAGAGGTTGGCCCTCGTGGGGCGtagggtccccacaaggacagctaAACAAGCCCGcccacagtcatgtgactctccGTCGCCCTCTAGCTGCGGTACAGCTGGGACGCCCGGCTGATGAGGGGTCTGAAGGCCTCGGTCTCGGAGACGCCGGAGACGGTCCTCGCTAGACAGAACGCCAGGACCATCAGTGATGTGCGCCCCCCCCCCCTTGTTCCTCCCACTTCCTGCCGCCTCACGCCCCTGTCTCCCGTGGCCAGGTCCAGTACAGAGACCGGCCGGGCCTGGGAACCTCGGTGGTGGACACGCCAGAGATGCAGAGAGTCCGGGCGAACCAGGACAACATCAGCTCGGCAAGACGCGCCGCCGGCgccgccacacacacatgcgcgcgctctcatgtctctgtgctCAGGTCAAGTATCAGCGCGGGCTGCAGGCGCTGAGGGGGCGGAGCTGCAGCCAACTGGACACACCTGAGTACCGCAGGGTCAAGAGGTCGCAGGACTGCATCTCCATGGTAGCGCCTgactcgccccctgctggccacagGCGTGAACAATAAAAGACTCAAAACCTTCACCACGTCCCGCGTGTTCCTGCGTTTGCTCACTGACTAATgcacccgtgtgtgtgtgtgtgtgtgtgtgtgtgggtgtgtgtgcccCAGTCACATGacgtcctcttcttcttctccaggccAAGTACCACGAGGACTTTGAGCGCTCGCGTGGGCGTGGCTTCACGCCGGGTCTGGACGACGGCGGGATGGAAGGCTACCAGCGAGCCAGTCAGATGATGACCACGGGCGGGCACCACCGAGCCAACGTGCCGCCGGAGGGGACGGACCGCCGCCCCCGGCGGCATCATCGTTGGTGAGTCACGCAGATGGcgcccctccccccccccccgctcaCACGTTTGGTCTCTAACCTGAGCGATGACCTCACGACCCTCCACTGTTGTCACTGGCCCATCTgagcacaggtgtgtgtgtgtgtgcgtgtgctgtcAGGGAGCCGTGCTCCTGGTTCCACTGGAGCCATTTCGTCCTCCCAGGACTGAAAAGGTCCCTACAGTCTGAGGGTCCTGCGCACCTGGGTAGCTGGGACGGCTCAGGCGCTATTCACCCTCGCCGGCCCTCTACCGCCCCCCTGGTGTCAGAGCGTGCCCCGAGctcagtgacctctgaccccccccccccctccctgcTGTCTCTGCAGCTCCCGTCCTGCCCGGAGCctaccaccagggggcgccgcagcagcagcctcaGCACGGCTACATGCACCAGACCAGCATGTCCTCGGTCCGGTCCATCACCTCGCCGCCGCACTCGGCCTCCGCGGTGCGTCTCCTGGGCGGGGCTTCCGGGGCGGCTGCGGTCTCACCTGCTGCTTTGTGTCTGTGGCAGCGGGTTTACCGGGCGCTGTACGACTACGCGGCCCAGGACCACGACGAGGTGTCGTTCCGCGACGGCGACGTGATCGTCAACGCCCAGCACATCGACGAGGGCTGGATGTACGGCACCGTGCGGCGCACCGGCAAGTCGGGATGCTGCCGGCCAACTATGTGGAGTAAGCTCTGTGGCGTGGCGGTGACCCAGCTCGCGCGCCTGACGCGTGACGGCGCGCCAGACAGCTTCCACGCAGATGacggccaccagagggcgacaCCACACGCAGAGACGCCGAGGGCGTCAGCGCTCGCCGGGTCACGTGACTGCTGCCGCACGGCCAACTTGAGGTTCCAGGTCCTTCTCGGTTGCCTCGGACCCGAGCTCCAGCCGCGCCTCGCCGCCTGACGCTCACCTGCCGCCGAGAACAGGCTGCCAACCGCCCTTCTCTTTCCAACGTCCCCCGTGAACCTTGGCTTGATTCACGTTTGTGTGGCAATAAACACGTTTTGCTCCTAGTCGCGAGTGACTTGTGTGAGTTTCGGGACTGGAACTGGAGACGTGTGAAGTCGCTGCAAGAAAACAATCGGATCAAACTTATCCTCGCAGCGAGACTCGTCTTGTGCGCATGCGCCGTCGCCGCGGCTCTTCCGTGAACGAGAACTGAGATTTCAGCGTCAAAATGTTGGACTCGCTCTCCAAAACTGTCGCTGGTGCTCTTGCTGCTCTTTCCCGGCGACCGTCCTGCTCTCAGGTGAGCCGGCTGTGACCGGGTGTGCGGGCGGCCGGTTCGCTGCTCCGCGGCTGTAGCTCGGGCCGCCGAGCATGTGCCAGCTGGCGTCACCGAGTGGCGCTCGGAGCTCAGACTGgtgctaagctaagctaagtgACCGGTGGTCGTGACGCTCCCCTCCGGAGGCCCAGGAGCGGAGTCTCATGGGCCTCCGTCCGGCTGCTGCACCCCGAGCTCCGCTCGCGTCCAGGCCCGTTTGGCCTCTCCTATAACTTGGGTCTCGCTCTGGTTCCGAGTCCTGCTTCAGGTTCAGCCGTgtgtagggggagaggctggggaaagggtgagcgCCGGGGGAGGGCCCCACAAGGCTGGGATAcagatgtgcgtgtgtgtgtgtgtgtcagctgccGGAGCCCAGGACCTGACCGAGGATGAGGAGGCTGTGGATGAAGACGTGGTGGACGAGGCcactgctgaggaggaggacgatgaaGCAGAAGTGGAAGACGACGAGAACACAGAGCTGGTGAGAACACGCCTCCCCAGGAACCTCACGTCTCTCTACATGTGCTGCGCCACTGGCAACACCAAGCTCCCCACCACACCCCCTGGTGTTGGCGCGCCCTTCCCGAGGACCTGCCCCCCGCACCGTCCTCTTGCTGAAGGAGTCACGTCCGACCCGACACGGGGCATGACAAactgccggatgtgacgtcatcgcccCACGACGGGTCGGACGCCTTCAGCAAGAGGTGGGTTTTGGCGGCTGAGCGACGGCAGTTTGGGACCAAACCTGTGTTGTCTGACTGCAGACGGAGgacaaggagaggaggaggaggaggaggaggctcaggCGGGCGAGGTCAAGGCCTCTCCCCACGCCGACACCACCATCCTGTTCGTGAAGGGAGACGGTGCGTAACCCCGGCGCCGTGGCCTCGGTGATGTGGTGGCTCTGACGCCGTCTCCTCCCCCAGACTTCCCGGCAATGACGTGGTCAAGTTCCTGCTGGGCTTCAACAACAAGGGCCCAGAGAACTTTGTGGTGGAGTccctggacgcctccttccGCTACCCTCAGGTGAGCGCGGCCCGCCCGTCTCCCCACCCCCGGTCTCACCCCCTCCCTGCCAGCAGGATTACCAGTTCTACATCCAGAACTTCACGGCGCTGCAGCTGGGCACNNNNNNNNNNNNNNNNNNNNTTCTCCTGCGACACTCgactgtgacctttgacctccaccTCTTCTGCCGCTTCAGTGCAGAGTCGTCGAGGTGAGACGCGCTTTCTCCCTCTCcacactgacatctagtggtggtTTCTGGTGCTGCGGCCCGAAGCTCAGGTTCCCGTCTGAGACCGGAGCCCACGTCCTTCTgatcaggtctctctctctctctctttctctgtcactCGCCCACCCACAGACAAGGCGTCGCCACGGCGATCTCCTCGCAAGCGGAACCAGAAACGCTCTGCCGGGTCGGACGAGTGACGCCGCCGCGCAGGAGGAGAGTCTTGTGTGGAGAACAGCCAGGAGGTGGCGCCGCCCAAaactgtccacacacacacacacacacacacacacactggagcttGTTTGTGTTTACCGTTCAGCCGGGATTGTAAACACCAATATTTTCTGAACGTCACAAGTGTTTCtggagctgtgatgtcatcagaccTCGACCTTTGACCCGATGATGCAGCCCTGCGTTCCGGCTGGACGGGTTTTGGGAGACAACGATTCTGCACTGAGACTTGAAGATGCTCTGTTCGCTCGCTGTCGCCACGGCGACCGAGTTGCACTgtattttcctgcagctgattTTTAAAACGTTTTGTTGAAATaaagtcttttgttttgacCGGACTGCTTCTGCTTGGTGTCTCGCCACACAacatcgccccctggtggctgcACGGTGACCAGTCTGAGGCCCTTCATCATCTGTCTCCtcgtgaggacctctcctggccatcagcCTCTcccctgaaccagactggaaccccgtcgaattgaggcttggatttgtggggttcCACCAAAGGGTCCCCACAAGTCCAGCTAAAccagtcccacacacacacacacacacataggtcTTTCCGTCAGTTCTGCAACAAAAGTTTCTATTTCAGAACAAAAGAGTTTTCACAGAGCTGAAGTGACCCGCGAGACAAAGAGCCGCGCGCGGCTGACGCTCCCTGATAACGCAGGCGCGCGCGCGCTCGGAGGAAAGTGCAGACTCAGCAGCTTGGATTTTTTTATACTTTATTTCTCCTTTTATATTCCGACATGAAATTGCAAAGTTCTATAAAGTTGCCAATTCAAAGTCCTAAAAACCTGATATAAGGTGTTAACATCTGTGTATTACTGCATCTAAACCCTCACGCCACCGTGGGAGCCGCAGGCCCGGAGTCCAGTGACGTGGCGCGTGACACCTGTTGCGTTTCTGGTGGGGTGAACGTGAGTCGCGCACGGGCCCCGCGGCGACTGGACCAACACTGGCCGAGACCTTCTGTCGTGTGGGGACCGAGGTCTCCAGTCAACAAAGCTGTCGTCGTGACGCAGCGGCTGACGTCACACACacgtggaggggggggggggggggggggggtcgcgGGGTGTTGATGTCACAACACACCGCCGGACGTTCCGCTGTCGGAACCGGAAATggtgcatgttttaccaactgctGTTTACTGGTCCGCGGTTGTATCGCGTGGCTAAGGTTTTCTTCACTTATGacaatatatatgtgtgtgtgtgttttttaaatgtgataatgtgtttttcttctggaaTCCAACAACATGGAGCGACTCGGCACCACGGTCCACGTGAACCTGCTGCTCCTGTTGGAGGAGCCTGAAATGCTGCTGGATGAACGTCAGATTAAAAACATACCATTTCTCAACCTACGAACAGTAAAAAAAGGAGCGGAAGGTTGTGACGTCATCAGGCGGCGACGGGGGCGTGGCAGGATAATAGCACTTGTCTGGGGGCGTGAGCGTGCGCAGGCACACTCGCGGTCTATTGCTACGGAATCAGCCCTTCAGCTCGACCTGCACTCCGCCGTGTTGGAGCCCACCGTTATTGCTGGACGCGTTTGTGTTCTGTGCAAAAGAGAGAGGGGCAGAGAGAGCGCGCGGCGCCAGCGAGCGGCATCCCAGCAACAAATCAGTCAAGGAGCTTGCTCTCAGGCGCCCTCTCCAGGCGGCGCTGACCGGGAAGTCGCCgattctcctgctgcagcttctcgCCACTTTGCGTGCGTAAAACAAGGAAAGGCGGCGGCCAGAGTGTGGACGGGTGCGAGCGGGGGCGTTGTGTGGGAGACACTCACGGGACCGTTGCGTTCTGCCGACACAACGGAAACCTTCAAGTCGTCAAGTCAGAAGTGCAAACATCGCTGGACAGAACAAGGTGGCGTCCTCTCGTCCTTGTGTCTCGCCTTCAAGGTCACGACTCTGCTGGAGCTTCCTCTACAAAGTATCAAAAAAGCGCCGTAACGGTTCCCGCTACGGAAAGACATCAAAGTCAGAGGGACTAGCAAACACGTGGGCTTCCCGCCGGCGCGGCTAGCTAACCTGGGCTAACATGTGGAGGGAGGAGGTCCTCGTCCAGACGTCCCGAAGCCCAGCGAGGTTTTGGGCAATGTTGGCTGAAGAGCTTGCACGGTAGTGGCGTCCTCGCCGCGGCTACATTCAGGAAACAAAAGACCTCTTTTTCCGTGTGGTTTCTTTTTTGCATGTGCTAAGGGTCGGACGACTCCTGCCGGCCGGGCGGCGCCGGCGTGTGCGAGACGTGGGACGTGGCTCGGGTCACGCTGTCGTAGGAGGGCGGCGAGGCGCTCTGGGAGCGGCCCGAGCCGTAGTTCTCCCGCATCATGGCGGCGATCAGACCCTCTTTCTCGGGCGGGTCCTCGGCGGGCGGCGCGTGGCGCGGCGTGGTGATCTGGCGGTACATGTAGGAGGCGGCCCTGACCTGCCGGCGCACCAGGTGGCGGCGGTAGCAGCGCTGGATGACCACGGCGGACACGTCCTCCTGCTTGCGGCGCAGAGTGGTGGTGATGGGCTCGTAGGAGATCTTGGAGGGGTTGGCCATCATGAacttctcctccatctgctgcttGAGCGCGTCCATCTCGCCCGACTCGCCCAGCACCCGCTTGGTGAAGGCGAAGAGGATGTCCAGGCAGTGGATCTTGTCGCCGCTCACCATGGGCAGGTCCATGGAGATCAGCTTGATCTTGTTGGGCTTGCCGATGCGCAGCGGCTCCGACAGCGAGTCGGCGAAGTCGGACAGCTTGGCGTACTCGATGAACTGCGTGGCTTCGGGGTCGAACTTCTCCCAGACCTCGTAGAACATCTCGAAGTCGTCCTCGCTCAGCGGCTCGGTGCTCTCCTCCGTGGCCACGCTGAAGTTCTCCAGGATGATGGCGATGTACATGTTGACCACGATGAGGAAGGAGATGATGATGTAGGTGACGAAGAAGGCGATGCCCACCGAGGGGTTGCCGCAGTTGCCGCGCACGCCGGTGCCGGTGTGCGGCGCGTGGGCGTCGCACTCCTCCGGCGCCGTGTTGAGGATGGGGCTGAGCAGAGCGTCCCAGCCGGCCGAGGTGGTGATCTGGAACAGGCAGATCATGCTGTTGCCGAAGGTCTCGAAGTTGAACATGTCGTCGATGCCGGCCTGCCGCTTGACGTAGGCGAAGTTGGCCATGCCGAAGATGGCGTAGATGAACATGACCAGGAAGAGCAGCAGGCCGATGTTGAAGAGCGCCGGCAGCGACATCATGAGGGCGAAGAGCAGCGTGCGGATGCCCTTGGCGCCGCGGATCAGACGCAGGATGCGGCCGATCCGGGCCAGGCGGATCACGCGGAACAGCGTGGGCGACACAAAGTACTTCTCGATGATGTCGGCCAGCACGATGCCTGCGGGGACACGGAGCGGCCCAGACGGTCAGCTGGCACGCACGCAGGTCGCACAGGTCACACAGGTCACATACACACAGGTCGCACAGGTCAAAGAGGTCACACAGATCACACGCATCGCACGCACACatgtcacacaggtcacacgcACACGTGTCGCACGCACACAGGTCGCACAGGTCGCACAGGTCGCACatgtcacacaggtcacacgcACACGTGTCGCACGCACGCAGGTCGCACatgtcacacaggtcacacgcACACGTGTCGCACGCACACAGGTCGCACaggtcacacaggtcacacaggTCGCACGCATCGCACGCAAACatgtcacacaggtcacacgcACACGTGTCGCACGCGTCACAGGTCGCACatgtcacacaggtcacacgcATCGCACGCACACAGGTCACACacgtcacgcacacacacaggtcacacaggtcacacacgtcacacacacacaggtcacacgcgtcacgcacacacacaggtcacacgcacacacgttgCACGCAGACACGTCACTCGCACACACATCACACGCACACGCGTCGCACGCGTCACAGGTCACACAGGTCGCTCGCATCGCACGCACACaggtcacacaggtcacacgcacacacgtc encodes:
- the LOC128755509 gene encoding LOW QUALITY PROTEIN: LIM zinc-binding domain-containing Nebulette-like (The sequence of the model RefSeq protein was modified relative to this genomic sequence to represent the inferred CDS: inserted 1 base in 1 codon; deleted 1 base in 1 codon), whose protein sequence is MNPPCARCGKVVYPTERVSCLDKNWHKGCFHCEVCKMTLNMKNYKGYDKKPYCNAHYPKTSFTIVADTPENLRLRQQSQLQSQVQYKKDFEESKGRGFSLVCDTPEMQRLRRTQEQISDAKYHEDFERSRGRGFTPGLDDGGMEGYQRASQMMTTGGHHRANVPPEGTDRRPGGIIVAPVLPGAYHQGAPQQQPQHGYMHQTSMSSVRSITSPPHSASARVYRALYDYAAQDHDEVSFRDGDVIVNAQHIDEGWMYGTVRRTGKXGMLPANYVE